A genomic region of Sphingobacteriales bacterium contains the following coding sequences:
- a CDS encoding M4 family metallopeptidase — protein sequence MIKYTLTLALCLYGCIANIQAQSSFVSKLKNTTPAAQQQRNEPAELLPHTQLSAYLAQRATPATATPAATLASGITLTAPSVDAPALLLQSGIADPSTQRPILLEGKSALAKSNSLNKSTAETAARQFLQKTATVLQINDADQEWQLRGNDAADELGMFHFKAQQQFAGLEIFGAEVAVHISPDGEVVLNGRSLPTPATVTSTIPSLTKESALAFALSELEKKTTVADYNKENTDFPPYLQEVHQAQLLIYPLDEQGNDMRLAWHLTVFPNFIERWEYFIDAHTGEVLNTYNHTCALGPDTGTAPDLNGVSRSIKIFKSGSTYYLYDTSKSMYTGGTTSLPQEGQGSIVTLDFNNSTTNNPNYGDCTSTTANGWTPTEVSAHYNASVAYDYYLSKHTWKSVDGNGGDLVSFINVADDDGGGLDNAFWNGSYMFYGNGATAFKPLAKGLDVAGHEMTHGVIQSTANLIYQNQSGAINEHLADVFGAMIDSDDWKMGEDVVKTSVFPSGCLRDLQNPHNGGTGLGSNGWQPDKMSEIYSGSQDNGGVHVNSGIPNKAFYNFASVVSKTTAEKVYFRAMKQYLTKSSKFVDLRIAIIKAATDLYGATSNEVQKAKQAFDAVGISDGTPTNTDPILEENPGDEFILLINTTPTDNNTLYLSSTVGSNFVPLTTIVPNRKPSVTDDGAYIVFVGSNNNIYTTDLTEDPAQTFALTSDAYWDNVAISKDGSKLACIPKQAVPEIWVYDFGQESWKKYDLYNPTTGSGVNLNSVQYADALEWDYSGEYVYFDSYNEIGGTNSKNYWDLGVLRVWNKSTNNFGDGNILPIFSNLPEGVSIGNPALAKTSPNILGFDYFSESSTAVMAVNTETGDIGTIFQNQVLGYPSYSIDDQKMVFTSLDNNGKEVVAQIAIQSNKINSTGDASVLVGEAKWPTGLPPATATTTQASQTRTLQTLPPCCIPIRAAMSCALFQHLQRLPHSLAQVSLI from the coding sequence ATGATAAAATATACTTTAACACTTGCATTGTGTCTGTATGGTTGTATAGCAAACATACAAGCTCAAAGCTCATTTGTATCAAAATTAAAAAATACAACCCCTGCCGCCCAACAGCAGCGCAATGAACCGGCGGAACTGCTGCCACACACACAATTATCGGCATATCTGGCACAGCGGGCAACTCCGGCAACTGCCACCCCCGCAGCAACATTGGCGAGCGGCATCACCTTGACAGCTCCTTCTGTAGATGCTCCTGCTTTGTTGCTGCAAAGCGGTATCGCCGATCCCTCCACTCAACGCCCTATTCTGCTGGAGGGCAAAAGTGCTTTGGCAAAAAGCAATTCATTGAACAAAAGCACGGCAGAAACGGCAGCACGGCAATTTTTACAAAAAACGGCAACAGTTTTGCAAATCAACGATGCCGACCAAGAGTGGCAGTTGCGCGGTAATGATGCCGCCGACGAATTGGGTATGTTTCATTTTAAGGCACAGCAACAATTTGCAGGATTGGAAATTTTTGGGGCAGAGGTAGCCGTTCACATTTCACCTGACGGAGAAGTGGTATTAAATGGACGCAGCCTGCCTACACCCGCCACTGTAACAAGCACCATACCTTCGCTTACGAAAGAAAGTGCCTTGGCTTTTGCTTTGTCGGAGTTGGAGAAAAAAACAACCGTAGCCGACTACAATAAAGAAAATACCGATTTTCCACCATATTTACAAGAAGTTCATCAAGCCCAACTCCTCATTTATCCGCTTGACGAGCAAGGAAATGATATGCGTTTGGCGTGGCACTTGACCGTATTTCCGAATTTTATAGAGCGTTGGGAATATTTTATTGATGCCCACACAGGCGAGGTACTCAATACTTATAATCATACTTGCGCTTTGGGACCCGATACAGGCACTGCCCCCGACCTCAACGGCGTATCGCGCAGCATAAAAATTTTTAAAAGCGGCAGCACTTATTATCTCTACGACACTTCCAAATCTATGTACACCGGCGGCACTACTTCTTTGCCGCAAGAAGGACAAGGCTCTATTGTTACACTGGATTTTAATAATTCTACAACCAATAACCCGAATTACGGCGATTGTACCTCTACCACCGCCAATGGTTGGACACCCACCGAAGTATCGGCGCACTATAATGCGAGTGTGGCTTATGACTATTATTTGAGTAAGCACACTTGGAAATCGGTGGACGGCAATGGCGGCGATTTGGTATCTTTTATTAATGTGGCAGATGATGATGGAGGTGGTTTGGATAATGCTTTCTGGAACGGCTCTTATATGTTTTACGGCAATGGAGCTACTGCTTTTAAGCCTTTGGCTAAAGGATTAGATGTGGCAGGGCACGAAATGACGCACGGTGTAATCCAAAGTACAGCAAATCTGATATATCAAAATCAGTCCGGGGCGATTAATGAGCACTTGGCAGATGTTTTCGGGGCGATGATAGACAGCGATGACTGGAAAATGGGCGAAGATGTTGTAAAAACTTCTGTGTTTCCTTCGGGTTGTCTGCGCGATTTACAAAATCCGCACAACGGAGGCACAGGTTTGGGCAGCAATGGCTGGCAGCCCGATAAAATGAGTGAAATATATAGCGGCAGCCAAGATAACGGAGGTGTACACGTCAACAGTGGTATTCCAAACAAAGCATTTTACAATTTTGCCAGCGTTGTAAGCAAAACCACCGCCGAAAAAGTGTATTTCAGAGCTATGAAACAATATCTTACCAAATCGTCGAAGTTTGTTGATTTGCGCATTGCCATCATAAAAGCCGCCACAGATTTGTATGGAGCTACTTCCAACGAAGTACAAAAAGCCAAACAAGCCTTCGATGCAGTCGGTATCAGCGATGGTACGCCCACCAACACCGACCCTATACTCGAAGAAAATCCGGGTGACGAATTTATTTTGCTCATCAATACTACTCCTACCGACAACAATACTTTGTATCTGAGCAGCACCGTAGGCAGCAATTTTGTTCCGCTTACTACCATTGTTCCCAACCGCAAACCCTCTGTAACCGATGATGGCGCATATATTGTATTTGTAGGAAGTAACAACAATATTTATACTACTGACCTCACCGAAGATCCGGCACAAACTTTTGCCCTCACGAGCGATGCTTATTGGGATAATGTAGCCATATCAAAAGATGGCAGCAAATTGGCGTGTATTCCAAAGCAAGCAGTACCTGAAATCTGGGTGTATGATTTCGGGCAGGAAAGCTGGAAAAAATACGACTTATACAACCCAACCACAGGTAGCGGCGTTAATCTGAACTCTGTACAATACGCCGATGCTTTGGAATGGGATTATAGCGGCGAATATGTGTATTTTGACAGCTATAATGAGATTGGTGGCACTAACAGTAAAAATTATTGGGATTTGGGTGTATTGCGTGTATGGAATAAAAGCACCAATAATTTCGGAGATGGTAACATATTGCCTATTTTCAGTAACTTGCCCGAAGGTGTGAGCATCGGCAACCCTGCGCTCGCAAAAACATCGCCGAATATATTGGGATTTGATTATTTTTCTGAAAGCTCAACGGCTGTAATGGCAGTGAATACCGAAACCGGCGATATAGGCACTATTTTCCAAAATCAGGTTTTGGGTTATCCTTCCTATTCTATTGATGATCAAAAAATGGTATTTACGTCATTGGACAACAACGGAAAAGAAGTAGTAGCACAAATTGCCATACAATCCAATAAAATCAACTCTACCGGCGATGCAAG
- a CDS encoding ribosome maturation factor RimP, protein MKTEQRITDALAQRLANTDKFLVEVKSSGRKIQVFLDSDTFVSIDDCADISRFLEQILETERLVPENYVLEVSSAGADMPLRLARQFQKHIGQAVEVLLNDGIKIEGLLIGSEEDSFEVEVLSPPSKKKKPAPINEPAVRLFRFNDIKSIKRKLVF, encoded by the coding sequence ATGAAAACAGAGCAGCGTATCACCGATGCCCTTGCACAGCGTTTGGCGAATACGGACAAATTTTTGGTAGAAGTGAAAAGCAGCGGCAGAAAAATTCAGGTATTTTTGGATAGTGATACCTTTGTGAGCATTGATGATTGTGCCGACATCAGCCGTTTTTTGGAGCAAATCCTCGAAACAGAGCGTTTAGTGCCTGAAAATTACGTTTTGGAAGTGTCATCGGCAGGCGCAGATATGCCACTTCGTTTGGCACGTCAGTTTCAAAAACACATCGGACAAGCGGTAGAAGTACTGTTGAACGATGGTATAAAAATTGAGGGTTTGCTTATTGGCAGCGAAGAAGACAGTTTTGAAGTAGAAGTATTGTCGCCACCCTCCAAGAAAAAAAAGCCTGCTCCTATTAATGAACCTGCTGTTCGTTTATTTCGTTTTAATGATATAAAGAGTATTAAACGCAAGTTGGTATTTTGA
- the nusA gene encoding transcription termination/antitermination protein NusA: protein MSNSILIESFSDFKDNKNINRPTMIRVIEDVFRTILRRKYGSDENFDIIVNTDKGDLEIWRRRTIVANGAVEDTNTEIALSEARKIEADYEVGEEAYESINILDFGRRSILTARQTLISRINEVEKDELYKKYSERIGELVTAEVYQVWKKELLLLDDDKNELILPKDQMIKSDFYKKGDAVKAVVQKVDLRNNAPIIRLSRTDNAFLSKLLEQEVPEIFDGIIQIKRIARLPGERAKVAVESYDERIDPVGACVGMKGTRIHGIVRELRNENIDVINYTNNLNLFVQRCLAPAKINSMFVNEDKKKIGVYLDPEQVSLAIGKGGANIKLAIKLTGYDIDVFRDVDEEDEYDIELDEFSDEIEQWVIDALKKIGLDTARSVLEQSSADLARRADLEEETVEDVLRILKAEFDNEDTAPNHPEA from the coding sequence ATGAGCAACTCCATATTAATTGAATCGTTCAGCGACTTTAAAGATAATAAAAATATCAATCGCCCGACCATGATACGGGTAATTGAAGATGTGTTCCGCACTATTTTGCGCCGCAAATACGGCAGCGATGAAAATTTTGACATCATTGTCAATACTGACAAAGGCGACCTTGAAATTTGGCGGCGGCGCACCATTGTAGCCAACGGAGCAGTAGAAGACACGAACACCGAAATTGCTTTGAGCGAAGCCCGCAAAATAGAAGCCGACTACGAAGTAGGCGAAGAAGCCTACGAATCCATCAACATTTTGGATTTCGGTCGCCGCTCTATCCTCACTGCCCGCCAAACGCTCATTTCGCGCATCAACGAAGTAGAAAAAGACGAACTCTACAAAAAATACAGCGAGCGCATCGGCGAGTTGGTAACAGCCGAAGTATATCAGGTATGGAAAAAAGAACTGTTGCTTTTAGACGACGACAAAAACGAACTCATTTTGCCCAAAGACCAAATGATAAAAAGCGATTTTTATAAAAAAGGAGATGCCGTAAAAGCCGTAGTTCAAAAGGTAGATTTGCGCAACAATGCACCCATTATTCGTTTGTCGCGCACCGACAATGCTTTTTTGTCAAAGCTCTTGGAACAAGAAGTACCCGAAATATTTGACGGCATCATTCAGATAAAACGCATTGCACGGCTTCCGGGCGAACGCGCCAAAGTAGCCGTAGAATCTTATGATGAACGCATAGACCCCGTAGGTGCTTGCGTAGGTATGAAAGGCACACGTATTCACGGCATTGTACGCGAACTGCGCAACGAAAATATAGATGTTATCAACTACACCAATAATCTCAATCTTTTTGTGCAGCGTTGTTTGGCTCCTGCCAAAATCAATTCAATGTTTGTAAATGAAGATAAAAAGAAAATAGGCGTATATCTCGACCCCGAACAAGTATCTTTGGCTATCGGAAAAGGCGGAGCCAACATAAAATTAGCCATCAAACTCACCGGCTACGATATTGATGTGTTCAGAGATGTTGATGAAGAAGATGAATATGATATTGAATTAGATGAATTTTCTGACGAAATAGAACAATGGGTCATTGATGCTTTGAAAAAAATAGGCTTGGACACTGCCCGCAGCGTATTGGAGCAAAGTTCGGCAGATTTAGCACGCCGCGCCGACCTTGAAGAAGAAACCGTTGAAGATGTACTGCGCATTTTGAAAGCAGAGTTTGACAACGAAGATACAGCACCCAATCATCCGGAGGCTTAA
- the infA gene encoding translation initiation factor IF-1, which produces MGKQDVIKQDGIVVEALGNAQFRVRLENGHEIISHIAGKMRLHYIRILPGDKVAIEMSPYDLTKGRITYRYK; this is translated from the coding sequence ATGGGAAAACAAGACGTAATCAAGCAGGACGGCATCGTGGTAGAGGCACTCGGAAACGCGCAGTTTCGCGTGCGTCTTGAAAATGGTCATGAGATTATCTCTCACATTGCCGGAAAAATGCGTTTACATTACATTCGTATTCTCCCGGGCGATAAAGTGGCGATAGAAATGTCGCCCTACGACCTGACAAAAGGCAGAATCACCTATCGTTATAAATAA
- the rpmJ gene encoding 50S ribosomal protein L36 has product MKVRPAIKKRTADCKIVRRKGKLYVINKKNPKYKQRQG; this is encoded by the coding sequence ATGAAAGTAAGACCGGCAATTAAAAAAAGAACAGCTGATTGCAAAATCGTAAGAAGAAAAGGAAAGCTGTACGTTATCAACAAGAAAAATCCTAAATACAAACAAAGACAAGGATAA
- the rpsM gene encoding 30S ribosomal protein S13, with product MARIAGIDLPKEKKGFIGLTYIYGIGRTTAARILQEAEVDADIKVKDWTDEQLNRIRTIIGEMKVEGQLRSEVQMSVKRLMDIACYRGLRHRKGLPVRGQNTQTNSRTRKGKRKTVAGKKKAPKK from the coding sequence ATGGCTCGTATAGCAGGTATCGATTTACCGAAAGAAAAAAAAGGCTTTATAGGGTTAACTTACATTTATGGCATCGGAAGAACTACCGCCGCACGTATATTGCAGGAAGCGGAAGTAGATGCCGACATTAAAGTAAAAGACTGGACAGACGAACAGCTCAATCGTATTCGTACTATCATCGGAGAGATGAAAGTAGAGGGTCAGTTGCGCTCCGAAGTTCAAATGAGCGTAAAGCGTTTGATGGACATTGCCTGCTATCGCGGCTTGCGCCATCGTAAAGGGTTGCCCGTGCGTGGTCAAAATACGCAAACCAACTCACGTACCCGCAAAGGTAAACGTAAAACAGTGGCAGGTAAAAAGAAAGCACCTAAAAAATAA
- the rpsK gene encoding 30S ribosomal protein S11 produces the protein MAKSSNAAKKVVKKRVVKVGAEGKVFVTSSFNNIIVSFTNLDGQVISWGSAGKAGFRGSKKNTPYAAQMATGDAARVAYDAGMRKCEVYVQGPGSGRESAIRTVSNSGIEVTLIKDTTPIPHNGCRPPKRRRV, from the coding sequence ATGGCTAAATCATCAAATGCTGCTAAAAAAGTAGTAAAAAAACGTGTCGTGAAGGTGGGCGCAGAGGGCAAAGTGTTTGTAACGTCCAGTTTTAACAATATCATTGTATCCTTCACCAACTTAGACGGACAAGTAATCTCTTGGGGTTCGGCAGGAAAAGCGGGTTTCAGAGGTTCTAAAAAGAATACACCTTATGCTGCACAAATGGCGACCGGCGACGCAGCCAGAGTAGCTTATGATGCGGGTATGCGCAAATGCGAAGTGTATGTACAGGGACCTGGATCGGGCAGAGAATCGGCTATCCGTACTGTATCCAATTCGGGTATAGAAGTTACATTAATCAAAGATACCACGCCTATCCCGCACAACGGTTGTCGTCCACCCAAACGCAGAAGAGTATAA
- the rpsD gene encoding 30S ribosomal protein S4, with the protein MARYRGSKTKIARKFGEAIYGYDKSFEKRKYPPGQHGINKKRKSQSEYALQLKEKQKAKYTYGLLERQFRKFFEEASRREGVTGTNLLQMLESRLDNVVYRMGLANSRPAARQLVSHRHIKVNGEICNIPSRIITPGTQISVRERSKDMENIKNSIAQKGKLSLWVEFNKETMSGTYLAVPEREAIPENINEQLIVELYSK; encoded by the coding sequence ATGGCACGATATAGAGGTTCAAAAACCAAAATTGCAAGAAAATTCGGCGAAGCTATTTATGGCTATGATAAGTCGTTTGAGAAAAGAAAATACCCTCCCGGACAACACGGTATCAACAAAAAAAGAAAATCGCAGTCGGAATACGCACTTCAATTAAAAGAGAAACAAAAAGCCAAATATACTTATGGCTTATTGGAGCGTCAGTTTAGAAAATTCTTTGAAGAAGCGAGCCGCCGCGAAGGAGTAACCGGTACCAACTTGTTGCAAATGTTGGAGTCTCGTTTGGATAATGTGGTGTATCGTATGGGATTAGCAAACTCCCGTCCGGCTGCTCGTCAGTTGGTATCGCACCGCCACATCAAAGTAAATGGCGAAATCTGTAATATCCCGTCCCGTATTATAACCCCGGGCACTCAAATTTCGGTGCGCGAGCGTTCGAAAGATATGGAAAACATAAAAAACTCTATAGCCCAAAAAGGGAAACTATCTTTGTGGGTGGAGTTTAATAAAGAAACGATGAGCGGCACTTATTTGGCAGTTCCTGAACGTGAGGCAATTCCAGAAAACATCAACGAACAGTTGATCGTAGAGTTGTACTCTAAATAG
- a CDS encoding DNA-directed RNA polymerase subunit alpha: protein MALLNFQKPDKISLQKATDFQGLFEFKPLEPGFGVTVGNAIRRVLLSSLEGYAITSVKIKSVDHEFSTIKGVIEDVPEIILNLKQIRFKRIITEEGGSGNLSDKIYITINSQEQFKAGDIEKFTSGYVITNPELVICNMDDSTVLELEMTIQKGRGYVPAEEQQHVDKTIGTIAVDSIFTPIKNVKYTIENFRVEQKTDYEKLLIEITTDGTIHPEDAIKEAAKILIQHLMLISDEKITFDTKVDTEDDVVDEHVLHMRKLLKTSLEDMELSVRAYNCLKAAKINTLGELVQYDTNTLMKFRNFGRKSLVEIEQLVLEKGLSFGMDLSKYKLDEE from the coding sequence ATGGCATTATTAAACTTCCAAAAACCTGATAAAATTTCGCTTCAGAAGGCTACCGACTTTCAGGGATTATTTGAATTTAAACCTTTGGAGCCGGGTTTTGGTGTTACGGTAGGCAATGCTATCCGTCGCGTGTTGTTGTCTTCTTTGGAAGGCTATGCCATCACCTCCGTAAAAATCAAATCGGTTGATCATGAGTTTTCAACCATCAAAGGGGTGATTGAAGATGTGCCCGAAATTATCCTGAATCTGAAACAAATTCGTTTCAAACGCATCATTACAGAAGAGGGCGGCAGTGGCAATCTGAGTGATAAAATTTATATCACGATCAATAGTCAGGAGCAATTTAAAGCCGGCGATATTGAAAAATTTACCAGCGGATATGTGATTACTAATCCCGAATTGGTAATTTGTAATATGGACGATAGCACCGTACTTGAGTTGGAAATGACTATTCAGAAGGGTCGTGGTTATGTACCCGCCGAAGAACAACAGCATGTAGATAAAACCATCGGTACGATAGCCGTAGATTCTATTTTTACTCCGATTAAAAATGTAAAATATACTATTGAAAACTTTCGTGTGGAGCAAAAAACCGACTACGAAAAGCTTTTAATAGAAATAACAACAGACGGTACTATTCATCCGGAAGATGCCATCAAAGAAGCTGCTAAAATATTAATTCAGCATTTGATGCTCATCTCTGATGAAAAAATAACTTTTGATACCAAAGTAGATACAGAAGATGATGTGGTTGATGAACATGTATTGCACATGCGCAAATTGCTCAAAACCAGCCTCGAAGATATGGAATTGTCGGTGCGTGCATACAACTGCCTCAAAGCAGCAAAAATCAATACACTCGGCGAACTCGTTCAATATGATACCAATACATTGATGAAATTCCGCAATTTTGGTAGAAAATCTTTGGTAGAAATAGAACAATTAGTGCTTGAAAAAGGACTTTCTTTCGGAATGGATTTATCCAAATACAAATTGGACGAAGAATAA
- the rplQ gene encoding 50S ribosomal protein L17: MRHGNKVNHLGRKYAHRKALLSNLACSLIEHKRIKTTLAKAKELRKYVEPLLTKAKNNTTHNRRTVFGRLRSKFVITELFDEVALKIANRPGGYTRIVRLGRRAGDAAEICLIELVDYNELLLKDKAGDGSAAKKTRRSKRKNVAAPVAAAVTAVAEMVQNKVETVVETVSEVVATVEENITASPDLSMANELMGKKVQYNDLKVVEGIGPAIEGLLHAAGISTWAELAAAPVERIEQILDEAGSRFSTHNPATWSKQAQMAHDGAWAELKAYQDELDGGKEVTE; encoded by the coding sequence ATGAGACACGGAAATAAAGTAAACCATTTAGGTAGAAAATATGCCCACCGCAAGGCTCTTTTGTCAAATTTAGCTTGTTCTTTGATTGAGCATAAGCGCATTAAAACAACGCTTGCCAAAGCAAAAGAATTGCGCAAATATGTAGAACCATTGCTTACCAAAGCTAAAAATAATACGACTCATAATCGCCGTACTGTTTTTGGTCGTTTGCGCAGCAAATTTGTTATCACAGAACTCTTTGATGAGGTTGCACTCAAAATTGCAAACCGTCCAGGCGGCTACACTCGCATTGTACGTTTGGGCAGACGTGCGGGCGACGCAGCAGAAATCTGTTTGATAGAATTGGTGGACTATAATGAGTTGTTGTTGAAAGATAAAGCAGGTGATGGCAGCGCAGCGAAAAAGACACGCCGTAGTAAACGCAAAAACGTTGCTGCTCCGGTAGCCGCCGCTGTAACAGCTGTAGCAGAAATGGTGCAAAACAAAGTAGAAACAGTGGTAGAAACTGTTTCGGAAGTTGTAGCAACCGTAGAAGAAAACATCACAGCAAGCCCCGACTTGTCAATGGCGAATGAATTGATGGGTAAAAAAGTGCAATATAACGACCTCAAAGTAGTAGAAGGTATCGGTCCAGCTATTGAAGGTTTGTTGCACGCTGCCGGTATTAGCACTTGGGCGGAGTTGGCAGCAGCCCCTGTTGAGCGCATCGAACAAATTTTGGACGAAGCCGGTTCTCGTTTTAGCACGCACAATCCTGCTACTTGGAGCAAGCAGGCACAAATGGCACACGATGGTGCTTGGGCTGAACTGAAAGCTTATCAAGATGAGCTGGACGGCGGAAAAGAAGTGACCGAATAG
- the gatC gene encoding Asp-tRNA(Asn)/Glu-tRNA(Gln) amidotransferase subunit GatC, which produces MDINIQSIDKLADLAKLNFETEAQKNAIAKDLQQILTFIEQINRIDTHHIEPLVHLTQQSVWHNDQPETSTPVGEVLKNAPQHNESFVWVPKVIQK; this is translated from the coding sequence ATGGATATTAATATACAATCAATCGACAAACTTGCCGATTTGGCAAAACTCAACTTTGAAACCGAAGCACAGAAAAATGCTATCGCCAAAGATTTACAGCAAATCCTGACTTTTATAGAACAAATTAATCGCATTGATACGCACCATATAGAGCCTTTGGTGCATTTAACTCAGCAAAGTGTCTGGCACAACGACCAGCCCGAAACATCTACTCCGGTTGGTGAGGTGCTTAAAAATGCGCCCCAACACAACGAATCTTTTGTTTGGGTGCCAAAAGTTATTCAAAAATAA